The proteins below come from a single Cupriavidus pauculus genomic window:
- a CDS encoding aldehyde dehydrogenase family protein, whose translation MDLPTHDLLIDGNRLPPGGGTGGTGGTYSTDINPADETPIARVAQGTAEDVDRAVQAARRALKGWSGMRAAQRGRILYRFADLLEAHADELVALESLDGGKPLAGVRRQDVPAVIDTVRYYAGWCDKINGQVVPTRPDALTYTVREPVGVVAAIVPWNFPLMIGMWKMAPALACGCTLIVKPAEITPLTALRVGELALEAGIPPGVLNIVTGKGSVVGNALVAHPGIDKVTFTGSPGVGRGIMQGAAANFKRVTLELGGKSANIIFADADVEAAARASASGIFFNAGQVCSAGSRILAQRRVYDEVVERLAARANAIRVGDPAAPGTTMGPVVSAAQMKTVLDYVEIGKREGASAVAGGKRIGERGFYVAPTVFANVGHEMRISQEEIFGPVASVIPFEDEEDAVRIANGTAFSLAAGVWSRDIGRVHKVAGELRAGTVWINTYGYTDVRLPWGGSGDSGLGREHGDAAIENFTEPKAIWLSLRS comes from the coding sequence ATGGACTTGCCGACCCACGATCTGCTGATCGACGGCAACCGCCTGCCACCCGGCGGCGGCACCGGCGGCACCGGCGGCACCTATTCCACCGATATCAATCCCGCCGACGAAACGCCGATCGCGCGCGTGGCACAGGGCACCGCGGAGGACGTCGATCGCGCGGTACAGGCCGCGCGGCGCGCGCTCAAGGGCTGGAGCGGCATGCGTGCCGCCCAGCGCGGGCGCATTCTCTATCGTTTTGCGGACCTGCTCGAGGCACATGCCGACGAACTCGTCGCGCTGGAAAGCCTCGACGGCGGCAAGCCGCTGGCCGGCGTGCGGCGGCAGGATGTGCCCGCCGTCATCGACACCGTGCGCTACTACGCGGGCTGGTGCGACAAGATCAATGGCCAGGTCGTCCCCACGCGTCCCGATGCGCTGACCTACACCGTGCGCGAGCCCGTGGGCGTGGTCGCGGCCATCGTGCCGTGGAATTTTCCGTTGATGATCGGCATGTGGAAAATGGCCCCCGCGCTCGCCTGCGGGTGCACGCTGATCGTCAAACCGGCCGAGATCACGCCGCTGACCGCGTTACGGGTCGGGGAACTGGCGCTCGAGGCGGGCATCCCGCCGGGCGTGCTCAATATCGTGACCGGCAAGGGCAGTGTGGTGGGCAACGCGCTTGTCGCGCATCCGGGCATCGACAAGGTGACCTTTACCGGTTCGCCGGGCGTGGGGCGCGGAATCATGCAGGGCGCGGCGGCCAACTTCAAGCGCGTGACGCTCGAGCTCGGCGGCAAATCGGCCAACATCATCTTTGCCGATGCGGACGTGGAAGCGGCCGCGCGCGCGTCGGCATCGGGCATCTTCTTCAACGCGGGCCAGGTGTGCTCGGCCGGCTCGCGCATTCTCGCGCAGCGCCGGGTCTACGACGAAGTGGTCGAACGGCTGGCCGCGCGGGCCAATGCCATTCGCGTGGGCGACCCCGCGGCGCCCGGGACGACGATGGGTCCCGTGGTCTCCGCGGCGCAGATGAAGACCGTGCTCGACTATGTGGAGATCGGCAAGCGCGAGGGCGCCAGTGCGGTGGCGGGCGGCAAACGTATCGGCGAGCGCGGCTTCTATGTCGCGCCGACGGTATTCGCCAACGTCGGGCACGAGATGCGCATCTCGCAGGAAGAGATCTTCGGCCCGGTGGCGAGCGTGATTCCGTTCGAGGACGAGGAAGACGCGGTGCGCATCGCCAACGGCACGGCATTCAGCCTGGCCGCCGGCGTGTGGAGCCGCGACATCGGACGCGTGCACAAGGTCGCGGGCGAATTGCGCGCGGGCACGGTATGGATCAACACCTATGGCTATACGGACGTGCGGCTGCCGT